The following coding sequences lie in one Arachis ipaensis cultivar K30076 chromosome B03, Araip1.1, whole genome shotgun sequence genomic window:
- the LOC107633360 gene encoding pollen receptor-like kinase 4 — MAFTVCSSYCITISIVLVVCGVVVVPSHGATESELLLAVKDKLQNTKELSSWTPSTTPCSGRKANWKGVLCNNGVVTGLQLEGMGLKGVIDVDSLKGLPNLRTISFMNNELEGPMPQINKLNGLRSVYLSNNKFSGVLPDNAFQGMVWLKKIYLSNNKLTGPIPEGSLTKLPKLMELKLDGNQFTGPVPNLPQTSLTSVNFANNKLQGPIPDSMSKMPSASFSGNEELCGPPMGECKKQNQDQNQNQNQNQNNDDKRKHTTMSIVVVVVAVVVALIVIAVVMFILFYRRKQAKKREIESSMESQEIGAPQLRKGKSNQFGNEIRSRSIRSVSSNHSRRGGDHMKLSFIREDGEKFELHDLLRASAEIMGSGCFSSSYKASLPKGQMIVVKRYKQMNNVGRDEFHEHMRRIGRLNHPSLLPLVAYYYRKEEKLLVTDLVKNGSLAVRLHGYQSLGLESLDWPARLKIVKGITKGLEYLFKDLPSLIAPHGNLKSCNILLTESLEPLLCDYGLIPLINQELAKDIMVVYKSPEYLNNGRITKKTDVWCLGILILEILTGKFPENFLQQGKGSEVSLANWVRSIAPEEWTKEVFDKELMGAIKTSEGEMVKLLNIAMACCEEDLEKRWDLKEAVEKIEEIREKDQEDDFFTVADDADVGSTRTLSGEINF, encoded by the exons ATGGCATTCACTGTTTGTAGCTCTTATTGCATCACAATATCCATTGTTCTCGTAGTGTGCGGTGTTGTTGTTGTTCCCTCTCACGGAGCCACAGAATCGGAACTGCTCCTCGCCGTGAAGGATAAATTACAGAACACCAAAGAGTTATCTTCATGGACACCATCTACGACTCCGTGTTCAGGTAGAAAAGCAAACTGGAAAGGTGTTCTTTGCAATAATGGGGTAGTAACCGGGCTGCAGCTTGAGGGTATGGGGCTCAAGGGTGTCATTGATGTCGATTCTCTCAAGGGTTTACCAAATCTTAGAACCATAAGTTTCATGAATAATGAACTTGAGGGTCCAATGCCACAAATCAACAAGCTAAACGGTTTGAGGTCGGTATACCTTTCAAACAATAAGTTTTCTGGTGTTCTTCCGGACAACGCCTTCCAAGGCATGGTATGGTTGAAGAAAATCTATTTGTCAAACAATAAGCTTACGGGTCCTATTCCGGAAGGTTCTCTGACCAAATTGCCAAAGCTTATGGAGTTGAAGTTGGATGGCAATCAATTTACTGGGCCTGTTCCCAACTTGCCGCAGACTTCATTGACCTCAGTTAACTTCGCAAACAACAAGTTGCAAGGCCCAATTCCAGATTCCATGTCCAAGATGCCCTCTGCTTCCTTTTCTG GTAATGAAGAGTTATGTGGACCGCCTATGGGAGAATGTAAGAAGCAGAACCAAGaccagaatcagaatcagaaccAGAACCAGAACAACGACGACAAGAGGAAGCACACAACCATGAGCATTGTTGTGGTTGTCGTAGCTGTGGTGGTGGCATTGATAGTGATTGCAGTAGTAATGTTCATCCTTTTTTACCGTAGGAAACAagcgaaaaaaagagaaatagaatCATCGATGGAGAGTCAAGAAATAGGCGCACCGCAACTGAGGAAAGGGAAATCAAATCAATTTGGGAATGAGATCAGAAGCAGGTCAATTAGATCGGTAAGCTCCAACCACAGCAGAAGAGGAGGGGATCACATGAAGTTGTCGTTCATAAGGGAAGACGGAGAGAAATTCGAGCTACACGATTTGCTGAGAGCTTCGGCTGAGATCATGGGAAGTGGATGTTTCAGTTCTTCATACAAGGCTTCTCTACCCAAAGGGCAAATGATAGTGGTGAAGAGGTACAAGCAGATGAACAATGTAGGAAGGGACGAGTTCCATGAACACATGAGAAGGATTGGAAGGTTGAATCACCCAAGTCTGCTTCCTCTTGTGGCTTACTACTACAGAAAGGAGGAGAAGCTCTTGGTTACTGACTTAGTTAAGAATGGAAGTTTGGCTGTTCGCCTTCATG GATACCAAAGTCTTGGGCTAGAAAGTCTTGATTGGCCAGCGAGGTTGAAGATTGTGAAAGGAATAACCAAAGGTCTTGAATATCTATTCAAGGACTTGCCAAGCCTTATAGCACCACATGGAAACCTTAAATCGTGCAATATTCTTCTAACAGAATCTCTTGAGCCACTCCTCTGTGACTACGGATTGATCCCACTTATAAACCAGGAACTCGCCAAGGACATCATGGTTGTGTACAAGTCCCCAGAGTACTTGAACAATGGAAGAATCACAAAGAAGACTGACGTGTGGTGCCTTGGAATCTTGATCCTGGAGATTCTCACTGGCAAGTTCCCTGAGAATTTCTTGCAGCAGGGTAAAGGGAGCGAGGTGAGTCTCGCAAATTGGGTTCGTTCCATTGCCCCAGAAGAATGGACCAAGGAGGTCTTTGATAAGGAGTTAATGGGAGCGATCAAGACCAGTGAGGGAGAGATGGTGAAGCTGTTGAATATTGCGATGGCGTGTTGTGAAGAGGATTTGGAGAAAAGGTGGGACTTGAAAGAAGCAGTTGAGAAGATTGAAGAGATTAGAGAGAAGGATCAAGAAGATGATTTTTTCACTGTTGCTGATGATGCAGATGTAGGGTCTACAAGGACACTGTCTGGTGAAATCAATTTCTAG